From Halorientalis litorea:
CGGTTCGTCGAGCAGGTACAGCGTCTCGCCGGAGTCTTTCTTCCCCAACTCCTCGGCGAGTTTCACGCGCTGGGCTTCCCCGCCCGAGAGCGTCGTGGAGGGTTGGCCCAGCCGCATGTACCCCAACCCCACGTCTTCGAGCAGTTGGAGTCGACGCCGAATCTGGGGGTGACTCTCGAAGAACTCGCGAGCCTCGGTGACGCTCATCCCCAGCACGTCCGCGATTGTCTTGCCCTTGAATGTAACGTCGAGCGTCTCGTCGTTGTAGCGCGCGCCGTCACACTCCTCGCAGGGGACCTGCACGTCCGAGAGGAAGTTCATGTCGATGGTGACGGTGCCCTGCCCGCCACAGCCCTCACACCGGCCGCCCTTGACGTTGAACGAGAACCGTCCTTTCTGGTAGCCCCGCTGGTTGGCGAGGTCCGTCTCGGCGAACAGTTCGCGGATGTGGTCGAAGACGTTCGTGTACGTCGCGGGGTTCGACCGCGGCGTCCGGCCGATGGGCGACTGGTCGATGAGCCGCACCGTCTCTATCTGGTCCAGCCCTTCGATGTCGTCGTGGTCGCCGGGGTCGACGGAGGTGTTGTCGTTCATCCGGCGGGCCAGCCCCTTGTAGAGGACGTCGTGCATCAGCGTGGACTTGCCCGACCCGGAGACGCCCGTGATGGCGGTGAAACACCCGACCGGCAGGGCCACGTCGAGGTCTTTCAGGTTGTGCTGGCGCGCTCCGCGGACGGTAATCGCGCCGTCGGCCTCGCGTCGCTCGTCCGGGACCTCGATGTAGCGGTCGCCCGCGAGGTAGTCGCCCGTCACCGAGTCCTCGGTGGCCTTCACGTCCTCGACGGACCCGTTGACCACGACTTCGCCCCCGTCCTTGCCCGGTCCGGGACCCATGTCGATGATGGTGTCGGCCCGCCGCATCGTCTCGGTGTCGTGTTCGACCACGAGCAGGGTGTTGCCGATGTCCCGGAGTTCTTCGAGGGTGTTCAACAAGCGGTCGTTGTCCCGCTGGTGGAGGCCGATGGACGGTTCGTCCAGCACGTACAGCACGCCGACCAGCCCCGACCCGATTTGGGTGGCCAGTCGGATGCGCTGGCTCTCGCCGCCCGAGAGCGTCGACGCCTCGCGGTCGAGCGTCAGGTACTCCAGGCCCACCTCACACATGAAGCCGAGACGCGAGCGAATCTCCTTCAGAATCTCCTCGGCTATCTTGCGGTCGCGGTCGCTCATCGTCTCCTCCATCCCCTCGAAGTGTTCGAGGGCGTCCCCGATGGACATCTCGTTGACCTCGGTGATGGACGTGCCGTCCACCAGCACCGCCCGGGACTCCGGCTTGAGACGCGTCCCCTCACAGACCGGGCACGTCGTCACGGCCATGTACTCCTCGATGTGGTCCCGTGCCCGGTCGCTGTCGGTCTCGACGTAGCGGCGTTCGAGGTTCTCGATGACACCCTCGAACCGTTCGGTCTTCTCGCGGGTGCCGTTCTTGGTCGTCCACTCGAAGTGGACCACGTCGTCGGTGCCCCAGAGGAACTGGCGTCGAATCTCCGGGTCGAGGTCCGCGAACGGCGTCTCCAGCGAGACGCCGAAGTGTTCGGCCACGTTGTCCAGTTGCCGTGAGTAGTAGGTCCGGTTGTAGCTCCACGGCTCGAAGACGTGTTTCAGTGGCTTCGTGGGGTCCTCTATCACGAGGTCCTCGCTGACCTCCTTGGTCGAGCCGATACCCTCACACTCCGGGCACGCGCCGTGTGGGGAGTTGAACGAGAACGACCGCGTCTCT
This genomic window contains:
- the uvrA gene encoding excinuclease ABC subunit UvrA — encoded protein: MSRDVIEVRGAEEHNLKDVDVTIPREELTVVTGLSGSGKSSLAFETVYAEGQRRYIESLSAYARNFLGQMDKPQVENVEGLSPAISIDQKNAANNPRSTVGTVTELHDYLRLLYARVGTPHCPECGREVGEQSAQNMVRRIVDLPEGTRVKIAAPVVRDQKGAFEDLFDELVSEGYSRVEVDGEPYDLTMDRPELDENYDHTVDVVVDRVKVSEEARSRITDSVETALAEGDGVLKLVLPDPPEGVEVGGATARATGDLADGDADGDADRLVVEFSEDLACTHCGIDISEIETRSFSFNSPHGACPECEGIGSTKEVSEDLVIEDPTKPLKHVFEPWSYNRTYYSRQLDNVAEHFGVSLETPFADLDPEIRRQFLWGTDDVVHFEWTTKNGTREKTERFEGVIENLERRYVETDSDRARDHIEEYMAVTTCPVCEGTRLKPESRAVLVDGTSITEVNEMSIGDALEHFEGMEETMSDRDRKIAEEILKEIRSRLGFMCEVGLEYLTLDREASTLSGGESQRIRLATQIGSGLVGVLYVLDEPSIGLHQRDNDRLLNTLEELRDIGNTLLVVEHDTETMRRADTIIDMGPGPGKDGGEVVVNGSVEDVKATEDSVTGDYLAGDRYIEVPDERREADGAITVRGARQHNLKDLDVALPVGCFTAITGVSGSGKSTLMHDVLYKGLARRMNDNTSVDPGDHDDIEGLDQIETVRLIDQSPIGRTPRSNPATYTNVFDHIRELFAETDLANQRGYQKGRFSFNVKGGRCEGCGGQGTVTIDMNFLSDVQVPCEECDGARYNDETLDVTFKGKTIADVLGMSVTEAREFFESHPQIRRRLQLLEDVGLGYMRLGQPSTTLSGGEAQRVKLAEELGKKDSGETLYLLDEPTTGLHPEDERKLVDVLHRLTDDGNTVVVIEHELDLVKNADHIVDLGPEGGENGGDVVAAGTPEAVARTDESHTGRYLRDLLPDVELEGPRSDRVVTAETNGERDQATGTGDD